The following proteins are encoded in a genomic region of Diadema setosum chromosome 18, eeDiaSeto1, whole genome shotgun sequence:
- the LOC140241453 gene encoding uncharacterized protein: protein MDGHERQAVMRQMVRLRRDFSANLCPFWRRTRVTSMVKFVFIGFIISLLVDLSTCQGLQNNEDLRRRYPNLHKRGLLPGLLGNRGPQVGVGRQMLPAPGPPGKGKPPNGVPPEQRHRNLIPQPNPGQVIEIPMVKYHEVPWKNSVEHNFKWQENQRSFFTCPRGYFISEISYRFDTAQSTVSRPWASKQGGKTYTLADKIAKKLSPEPKHIRLIRESGKKRVDPRQQFLDAVGPDVVNQSPLTETGCDPILFCLGHQACLFKITVDLCGCDPVPGKRKMFFISVKCTSDSDEGLYGNTKGALELMRREREHVMYLFQESEHSDKAITQVLLHQIPEEEVFGVGCPQPSMALQNGYAGYCTLRPPPQEKIVETLWKVLGRVPYRECRQELVEAYCAYHYNTSGGCVPPAFVESSVLMASTYVEE from the exons ATGGACGGCCACGAACGTCAAGCTGTGATGCGTCAGATGGTGCGCTTGCGGCGGGACTTCTCCGCTAACTTATGCCCATTCTGGAGAAGAACTCGAGTAACGAGTATGGTTAAATTCGTGTTCATAGGTTTCATAATCAGCCTTCTCGTAGATCTCTCTACTTGTcagggtctccaaaataacgAAGATCTGAGAAGACGGTATCCAAATCTTCACAAACGAGGACTGCTACCTGGATTACTGGGTAATCGTGGACCGCAAGTCGGCGTGGGCAGGCAGATGTTGCCTGCCCCTGGCCCGCCAGGGAAGGGCAAACCACCAAATGGCGTTCCACCTGAGCAGCGTCATAGAAATCTTATTCCGCAGCCAAATCCCGGTCAAGTAATAGAGATCCCAATGGTCAAATATCATGAAGTACCTTGGAAAAACTCTGTGGAGCATAATTTCAAATGGCAAGAAAATCAGCGGTCATTTTTTACCTGTCCGCGAGGCTATTTTATATCGGAGATATCGTATCGTTTTGACACAGCACAATCAACTGTAAGTAGACCTTGGGCTTCCAAACAAGGGGGAAAAACGTACACTCTTGCTGACAAAATTGCCAAAAAATTATCGCCTGAACCAAAACATATAAGGCTCATTCGGGAGAGTGGAAAGAAACGAGTAGATCCCAGGCAACAGTTCCTTGATGCCGTAGGACCAGACGTTGTTAACCAAAGTCCTCTCACGGAGACCGGCTGTGAccccattttgttttgtctagGTCACCAGGCCTGCTTGTTTAAGATCACGGTTGATTTATGTGGATGTGATCCCGTGCCGGGCAAAAGGAAAATGTTCTTCATCTCTGTGAAGTGCACGAGTGACAGTGACGAAGGGTTGTACGGAAACACAAAGGGTGCCCTGGAGCTGATGCGAAGAGAGCGAGAACATGTCATGTATCTGTTTCAAGAGTCAGAGCACTCCGACAAGGCCATCACGCAGGTACTCCTGCATCAAATCCCGGAAGAAGAAGTATTTGGAGTCGGCTGTCCCCAGCCATCAATGGCCTTGCAGAATGG GTATGCTGGCTACTGCACTCTGAGACCCCCTCCACAGGAGAAGATTGTAGAGACTCTATGGAAAGTCTTGGGAAG GGTTCCATACAGAGAATGCAGACAAGAACTGGTGGAGGCGTACTGTGCCTACCACTACAACACCAGCGGTGGATGTGTACCCCCTGCTTTTGTGGAGAGTTCAGTG ctGATGGCATCAACATATGTAGAGGAGTAA